One window of Bactrocera tryoni isolate S06 chromosome 2, CSIRO_BtryS06_freeze2, whole genome shotgun sequence genomic DNA carries:
- the LOC120767851 gene encoding alpha-tocopherol transfer protein-like isoform X4: protein MLSEVTELPAVQLGEYTLQFELGEPTERAKEVALKELRETPENKEAATKELRQLLEAQTDLLYPKDNDEWLVRFLRPCKYYPESARDLIKRYYAFKQKHANVYDGLTPSKEANIFEHNILTVFPNRDQCGRRILLLELGKRWKHKQVTLDEVFKGAVLFLEAAMLEPETQICGAIVIFDMDGLSLQQTWQFTPPFAKRIVDWLQDSVPLRVKAIHIVNQPKIFNVVFALFKPFLREKLRSRIYFHGNDRDSLHKHISPKCLPATYGGDLELKRVDGSQWYELLLLCDKEYVAINSYGYKKK from the exons ATGCTTTCCGAGGTTACCGAACTGCCCGCCGTGCAATTGGGCGAGTATACGCTGCAATTTGAATTGGGCGAACCTACAGAACGTGCCAAGGAAGTGGCCCTAAAGGAGCTACGCGAAACGCCAGAAAATAAAGAAGCGGCGACTAAAGAACTAAGGCAGTTATTGGAAG CCCAGACAGACTTGCTTTACCCAAAGGACAATGATGAATGGCTAGTGCGATTCTTGCGGCCCTGCAAATACTATCCGGAAAGTGCGCGTGATTTG ATTAAACGTTACTACGCCTTCAAGCAGAAGCACGCCAACGTCTATGACGGCCTTACGCCGAGCAAAGAGGCGAACATTTTCGAGCACAACATACTCACAGTTTTTCCGAATCGCGATCAATGCGGTCGGCGTATCTTGTTACTCGAGCTGGGCA AACGCTGGAAGCACAAGCAAGTCACACTCGATGAGGTCTTCAAGGGCGCTGTACTATTCCTCGAGGCGGCCATGTTGGAGCCGGAGACACAAATTTGTGGCGCTATTGTGATATTCGATATGGACGGTTTGAGCTTGCAACAGACCTGGCAATTTACGCCGCCCTTCGCCAAGCGCATAGTCGATTGGCTGCAAGATTCTGTGCCGCTGCGTGTCAAGGCCATACATATTGTGAACCAGCCGAAGATTTTCAACGTTGTCTTTGCGCTCTTCAAGCCATTCTTGCGTGAGAAACTGCGTTCGCGTATCTATTTCCACGGCAATGATCGCGATTCGCTGCACAAACACATCTCGCCGAAATGCTTGCCAGCCACGTATGGTGGCGATTTGGAGTTGAAACGCGTCGACGGCAGTCAGTGGTAtgaattgctgttgttgtgcgaTAAGGAGTATGTGGCGATAAACTCGTATGGCTATAAAAAGAAGTAA
- the LOC120767851 gene encoding retinaldehyde-binding protein 1 isoform X2, which produces MALISAELPVTHLNGVATFGIPTMLSEVTELPAVQLGEYTLQFELGEPTERAKEVALKELRETPENKEAATKELRQLLEAQTDLLYPKDNDEWLVRFLRPCKYYPESARDLIKRYYAFKQKHANVYDGLTPSKEANIFEHNILTVFPNRDQCGRRILLLELGKRWKHKQVTLDEVFKGAVLFLEAAMLEPETQICGAIVIFDMDGLSLQQTWQFTPPFAKRIVDWLQDSVPLRVKAIHIVNQPKIFNVVFALFKPFLREKLRSRIYFHGNDRDSLHKHISPKCLPATYGGDLELKRVDGSQWYELLLLCDKEYVAINSYGYKKK; this is translated from the exons gGATCCCAACGATGCTTTCCGAGGTTACCGAACTGCCCGCCGTGCAATTGGGCGAGTATACGCTGCAATTTGAATTGGGCGAACCTACAGAACGTGCCAAGGAAGTGGCCCTAAAGGAGCTACGCGAAACGCCAGAAAATAAAGAAGCGGCGACTAAAGAACTAAGGCAGTTATTGGAAG CCCAGACAGACTTGCTTTACCCAAAGGACAATGATGAATGGCTAGTGCGATTCTTGCGGCCCTGCAAATACTATCCGGAAAGTGCGCGTGATTTG ATTAAACGTTACTACGCCTTCAAGCAGAAGCACGCCAACGTCTATGACGGCCTTACGCCGAGCAAAGAGGCGAACATTTTCGAGCACAACATACTCACAGTTTTTCCGAATCGCGATCAATGCGGTCGGCGTATCTTGTTACTCGAGCTGGGCA AACGCTGGAAGCACAAGCAAGTCACACTCGATGAGGTCTTCAAGGGCGCTGTACTATTCCTCGAGGCGGCCATGTTGGAGCCGGAGACACAAATTTGTGGCGCTATTGTGATATTCGATATGGACGGTTTGAGCTTGCAACAGACCTGGCAATTTACGCCGCCCTTCGCCAAGCGCATAGTCGATTGGCTGCAAGATTCTGTGCCGCTGCGTGTCAAGGCCATACATATTGTGAACCAGCCGAAGATTTTCAACGTTGTCTTTGCGCTCTTCAAGCCATTCTTGCGTGAGAAACTGCGTTCGCGTATCTATTTCCACGGCAATGATCGCGATTCGCTGCACAAACACATCTCGCCGAAATGCTTGCCAGCCACGTATGGTGGCGATTTGGAGTTGAAACGCGTCGACGGCAGTCAGTGGTAtgaattgctgttgttgtgcgaTAAGGAGTATGTGGCGATAAACTCGTATGGCTATAAAAAGAAGTAA
- the LOC120767851 gene encoding alpha-tocopherol transfer protein-like isoform X3 translates to MRIPTMLSEVTELPAVQLGEYTLQFELGEPTERAKEVALKELRETPENKEAATKELRQLLEAQTDLLYPKDNDEWLVRFLRPCKYYPESARDLIKRYYAFKQKHANVYDGLTPSKEANIFEHNILTVFPNRDQCGRRILLLELGKRWKHKQVTLDEVFKGAVLFLEAAMLEPETQICGAIVIFDMDGLSLQQTWQFTPPFAKRIVDWLQDSVPLRVKAIHIVNQPKIFNVVFALFKPFLREKLRSRIYFHGNDRDSLHKHISPKCLPATYGGDLELKRVDGSQWYELLLLCDKEYVAINSYGYKKK, encoded by the exons ATGA gGATCCCAACGATGCTTTCCGAGGTTACCGAACTGCCCGCCGTGCAATTGGGCGAGTATACGCTGCAATTTGAATTGGGCGAACCTACAGAACGTGCCAAGGAAGTGGCCCTAAAGGAGCTACGCGAAACGCCAGAAAATAAAGAAGCGGCGACTAAAGAACTAAGGCAGTTATTGGAAG CCCAGACAGACTTGCTTTACCCAAAGGACAATGATGAATGGCTAGTGCGATTCTTGCGGCCCTGCAAATACTATCCGGAAAGTGCGCGTGATTTG ATTAAACGTTACTACGCCTTCAAGCAGAAGCACGCCAACGTCTATGACGGCCTTACGCCGAGCAAAGAGGCGAACATTTTCGAGCACAACATACTCACAGTTTTTCCGAATCGCGATCAATGCGGTCGGCGTATCTTGTTACTCGAGCTGGGCA AACGCTGGAAGCACAAGCAAGTCACACTCGATGAGGTCTTCAAGGGCGCTGTACTATTCCTCGAGGCGGCCATGTTGGAGCCGGAGACACAAATTTGTGGCGCTATTGTGATATTCGATATGGACGGTTTGAGCTTGCAACAGACCTGGCAATTTACGCCGCCCTTCGCCAAGCGCATAGTCGATTGGCTGCAAGATTCTGTGCCGCTGCGTGTCAAGGCCATACATATTGTGAACCAGCCGAAGATTTTCAACGTTGTCTTTGCGCTCTTCAAGCCATTCTTGCGTGAGAAACTGCGTTCGCGTATCTATTTCCACGGCAATGATCGCGATTCGCTGCACAAACACATCTCGCCGAAATGCTTGCCAGCCACGTATGGTGGCGATTTGGAGTTGAAACGCGTCGACGGCAGTCAGTGGTAtgaattgctgttgttgtgcgaTAAGGAGTATGTGGCGATAAACTCGTATGGCTATAAAAAGAAGTAA